One segment of Falco rusticolus isolate bFalRus1 chromosome 3, bFalRus1.pri, whole genome shotgun sequence DNA contains the following:
- the OTUD3 gene encoding OTU domain-containing protein 3 isoform X1 has translation MSRKQAAKARPAAGARKVRRPRRPSAGPAPDPAPGGGGLARQLRALGLKLREVPGDGNCLFRALGDQLEGHSRNHLRHRQETVDYMIKQREDFEPFVEDDVPFEKHVTNLAKPGTFAGNDAIVAFARNNQMNVVIHQLNAPLWQIRGTDKNNVRELHIAYRYGEHYDSVRRINDDSEAPAYLQMEMLCKNDSNKEEEVKPQKGDSEDEIEIEMDDAVQKVCNATGCSDTDLVSQILEVEDYNIESAIFAIFQVNEVERISTEEQHDPLSKDQKSCSRTLWEENGSGSRILGNRSLRQGEIENNKGQARSDEENRASRNPKVSKKQKKEQQRVEKKKRQEERHRQKVLANKSNCADSSRRDTDSNNHVTLVKAMAALNI, from the exons ATGTCCCGCAAGCAGGCGGCTAaggcccggcccgccgccggAGCCAGGAAGGtgcggcggccccggcggcccTCCGCCGGACCGGCTCCCGACCCCGCACCGGGTGGCGGGGGCCTCGCCCGGCAGCTGCGAGCCCTCGGCCTCAAGCTGCGGGAGGTGCCGGGCGATGG CAATTGTTTGTTTCGGGCCCTTGGTGATCAGCTTGAGGGGCACTCGCGGAACCACCTCAGACATCGCCAGGAAACAGTGGATTACATGATAAAGCAGCGGGAGGATTTTGAGCCTTTTGTGGAGGATGATGTACCCTTTGAGAAACACG ttaCCAATTTGGCCAAGCCCGGTACCTTTGCTGGCAACGATGCTATTGTGGCCTTTGCAAGGAACAATCAAATGAATGTGGTTATTCATCAGCTTAATGCTCCGCTGTGGCAG atTCGGGGCACAGATAAAAATAACGTGAGGGAGCTGCATATTGCATATCGTTATGGAGAGCACTATGACAGTGTGAGGAGAATCAATGACGATTCTGAAGCTCCAGCGTATCTTCAGATGGAG atGCTTTGCAAAAATGATTCAAATAAGGAGGAGGAAGTGAAGCCGCAGAAGGGTGACTCTGAAGATGAGATTGAAATTGAAATGGATGATGCTGTACAAAAAGTGTGTAATGCAACTGGATGTTCA GACACTGATTTAGTAAGCCAGATTCTGGAAGTGGAAGACTACAATATAGAATCTGCAATATTTGCCATCTTTCAAGTGAACGAAGTGGAAAGAATCA GTACTGAAGAGCAGCATGATCCCCTGAGCAAAGATCAGAAATCGTGTAGCAGAACTCTgtgggaagaaaatggaagtggTTCAAGAATCTTGGGAAATCGGAGCTTGCGGCAAggtgaaatagaaaataacaaagGACAGGCTAGATCCGATGAAGAGAATCGAGCTAGCAGAAACCCAAAG gtatcaaaaaaacaaaagaaggaacagCAGCGTGTGGAGAAGAAGAAGCGGCAGGAAGAAAGGCACCGACAAAAGGTCTTGGCCAACAAGAGTAACTGTGCAGATAGCAGCAGGAGAGACACAGACTCAAACAACCACGTCACCTTGGTGAAGGCCATGGCAGCCCTAAACATATGA
- the OTUD3 gene encoding OTU domain-containing protein 3 isoform X2 — protein sequence MRESWRSRASNCLFRALGDQLEGHSRNHLRHRQETVDYMIKQREDFEPFVEDDVPFEKHVTNLAKPGTFAGNDAIVAFARNNQMNVVIHQLNAPLWQIRGTDKNNVRELHIAYRYGEHYDSVRRINDDSEAPAYLQMEMLCKNDSNKEEEVKPQKGDSEDEIEIEMDDAVQKVCNATGCSDTDLVSQILEVEDYNIESAIFAIFQVNEVERISTEEQHDPLSKDQKSCSRTLWEENGSGSRILGNRSLRQGEIENNKGQARSDEENRASRNPKVSKKQKKEQQRVEKKKRQEERHRQKVLANKSNCADSSRRDTDSNNHVTLVKAMAALNI from the exons CAATTGTTTGTTTCGGGCCCTTGGTGATCAGCTTGAGGGGCACTCGCGGAACCACCTCAGACATCGCCAGGAAACAGTGGATTACATGATAAAGCAGCGGGAGGATTTTGAGCCTTTTGTGGAGGATGATGTACCCTTTGAGAAACACG ttaCCAATTTGGCCAAGCCCGGTACCTTTGCTGGCAACGATGCTATTGTGGCCTTTGCAAGGAACAATCAAATGAATGTGGTTATTCATCAGCTTAATGCTCCGCTGTGGCAG atTCGGGGCACAGATAAAAATAACGTGAGGGAGCTGCATATTGCATATCGTTATGGAGAGCACTATGACAGTGTGAGGAGAATCAATGACGATTCTGAAGCTCCAGCGTATCTTCAGATGGAG atGCTTTGCAAAAATGATTCAAATAAGGAGGAGGAAGTGAAGCCGCAGAAGGGTGACTCTGAAGATGAGATTGAAATTGAAATGGATGATGCTGTACAAAAAGTGTGTAATGCAACTGGATGTTCA GACACTGATTTAGTAAGCCAGATTCTGGAAGTGGAAGACTACAATATAGAATCTGCAATATTTGCCATCTTTCAAGTGAACGAAGTGGAAAGAATCA GTACTGAAGAGCAGCATGATCCCCTGAGCAAAGATCAGAAATCGTGTAGCAGAACTCTgtgggaagaaaatggaagtggTTCAAGAATCTTGGGAAATCGGAGCTTGCGGCAAggtgaaatagaaaataacaaagGACAGGCTAGATCCGATGAAGAGAATCGAGCTAGCAGAAACCCAAAG gtatcaaaaaaacaaaagaaggaacagCAGCGTGTGGAGAAGAAGAAGCGGCAGGAAGAAAGGCACCGACAAAAGGTCTTGGCCAACAAGAGTAACTGTGCAGATAGCAGCAGGAGAGACACAGACTCAAACAACCACGTCACCTTGGTGAAGGCCATGGCAGCCCTAAACATATGA